The following are from one region of the Raphanus sativus cultivar WK10039 unplaced genomic scaffold, ASM80110v3 Scaffold0491, whole genome shotgun sequence genome:
- the LOC130502303 gene encoding S-adenosylmethionine synthase 2-like — MESFLFTSESVNEGHPDKLCDQISDAILDACLEQDPESKVACETCTKTNMVMVFGEITTKANVDYETIVRKTCREIGFVSDDVGLDADNCKVLVNIEQQSPDIAQGVHGHLTKKPEEIGAGDQGHMFGYATDETPELMPLSHVLATKLGAKLTEVRKNGTCSWLRPDGKTQVTVEYLNENGAMVPVRVHTVLISTQHDETVTNEEIAADLKEHVIKPVIPEKYLDENTIFHLNPSGRFVIGGPHGDAGLTGRKIIIDTYGGWGAHGGGAFSGKDPTKVDRSGAYIVRQAAKSIVASGLARRCIVQVSYAIGVPEPLSVFVDSYGTGKIPDKEILEIVKENFDFRPGMISINLDLKRGGNGRFLKTAAYGHFGRDDADFTWEVVKPLKSNKVQA; from the coding sequence ATGGAATCGTTTTTGTTCACCTCCGAGTCAGTCAACGAGGGACATCCCGACAAGCTCTGCGACCAGATCTCCGACGCGATCCTCGACGCATGCCTCGAGCAAGACCCCGAGAGCAAAGTCGCCTGCGAGACGTGCACAAAAACCAACATGGTCATGGTCTTCGGCGAGATCACCACCAAAGCTAACGTCGACTACGAGACCATCGTCCGCAAAACATGCCGCGAGATCGGTTTCGTCTCAGACGACGTCGGCCTAGACGCCGACAACTGCAAGGTCCTCGTCAACATCGAGCAGCAGAGCCCCGACATCGCGCAAGGCGTCCACGGCCACCTCACCAAGAAACCCGAGGAGATCGGAGCTGGTGATCAAGGTCACATGTTCGGTTACGCGACCGACGAGACTCCCGAACTTATGCCTCTCAGCCACGTCCTCGCGACCAAGCTCGGAGCGAAGCTTACCGAGGTTCGTAAGAACGGGACTTGCTCGTGGCTGAGACCTGACGGTAAGACTCAAGTCACGGTTGAGTACTTGAACGAGAACGGAGCTATGGTCCCTGTCCGCGTCCACACTGTTCTGATCTCGACGCAGCATGATGAGACCGTGACGAACGAGGAGATCGCGGCTGATCTCAAGGAGCATGTGATCAAACCGGTGATCCCGGAGAAGTACCTTGACGAGAACACCATCTTCCATCTCAACCCTTCTGGTCGTTTCGTGATCGGTGGTCCTCACGGTGACGCTGGTCTCACGGGACGTAAGATCATTATCGATACTTACGGTGGTTGGGGTGCTCACGGAGGTGGTGCTTTCTCTGGGAAGGACCCGACCAAGGTTGACAGGAGTGGGGCCTACATCGTGAGGCAGGCTGCTAAGAGTATTGTGGCGAGTGGGCTCGCGAGGAGGTGCATTGTTCAGGTGTCGTACGCCATTGGTGTCCCTGAGCCTTTGTCTGTGTTCGTGGATAGCTATGGAACCGGGAAGATTCCAGACAAGGAGATTCTGGAGATTGTGAAGGAGAATTTTGATTTCAGGCCAGGGATGATATCTATTAACTTGGATTTGAAGAGAGGTGGTAATGGTAGGTTCTTGAAGACTGCTGCTTATGGTCATTTTGGAAGGGACGATGCTGATTTCACCTGGGAGGTGGTGAAGCCACTCAAGTCTAACAAGGTCCAAGCTTGA